A genomic region of Arachis hypogaea cultivar Tifrunner chromosome 5, arahy.Tifrunner.gnm2.J5K5, whole genome shotgun sequence contains the following coding sequences:
- the LOC140173295 gene encoding uncharacterized protein: MQKDQETLYEYWSRFKRLLETCPHHGLSTHLLISYFIGGLCVEDRRLLPASSGGSLSKNKTEAEAWSLINNVAEATQHVRVRSNPLKGIVEPSPSESSLTKVLGDMTTILTEMHKQQKEFYSIQAVQASPQVPQIEGPPGICGLCSSTAHYTDQCHQIQEDYTLAVTNVNYNNRPPYQNQGHNNYSHGNNSNKGEGIMHKGTIKKAKKAPEFDLNMLQVFKKVEVTITLLDAIQKISKYAKFLKDLCTHKDRIGELEMLSLGNSISALMKPIPEKFDDPGPCLVSCCIGGVVFPDCMCDLGACVSIMPLSIFARLNLAPLKRSAARFALADKSIITVMGIAEDVLVAIKDLVFSLDAYTGTYSFEVGDKMIKFNLEKAMKHPPEEHSVLRCDIIDEVVAEVQSEDHDELCYATVEEKDNHEGEQREMVEDESHELSEKEPQSEAKSELKPLPSHLKYAFLGNNQEFPIIITSELSSHEEEKLLEVLRKHKRAIG, encoded by the exons ATGCAAAAGGATCAAGAGactttgtatgagtattggagCCGATTCAAGAGATTATTGGAGACTTGCCCCCACCATGGGTTGAGCACTCATCTACTCATAAGTTACTTCAtcggaggtctttgtgtggaagatagaagacTACTTCCCGCATCTAGCGGTGGTTCCCTTTCCAAGAACAAGACGGAGGCGGAAGCATGGAGCTTGATAAATAATGTCGCCGAGGCTACTCAACACGTAAGGGTGAGAAGCAACCCCCTCAAGGGTATAGTGGAACCCTCTCCTTCCGAATCAAGTTTGACCAAGGTGCTTGGTGACATGACTACCATTCTCACCGAGATGCACAAACAGCAAAAGGAGTTCTATTCCATTCAAGCCGTTCAAGCTTCACCCCAAGTTCCCCAAATTGAAGGTCCTCCAGGGATATGTGGCTTGTGTTCTAGCACCGCACATTACACGGATCAATGCCACCAAATTCAAGAGGACTACACCTTAGCCGTCActaatgtgaattacaacaatcgCCCACCCTACCAAAACCAAGGCCACAACAACTACTCTCATGGCAATAACTCCAATAAGGGTGaagggataatgcacaagggaaCCATCAag AAAGCAAAGAAAGCTCCGGAATTCGATTTGAACATGCTccaagtgttcaagaaggttgaggtaaccatcacACTTCTTGATGCTATACAAAAAATTtcgaagtatgcaaaatttttgaaggacTTGTGTACACATAAAGATAGGATTGGTGAACTAGAAATGTTGTCTTTGGGCAATTCTATTTCTGCATTGATGAAGCCTATTCCTGAAAAGTTTGATGACCCCGGGCCTTGTCTGgtttcttgttgtattggtggagtTGTTTTTCCTGATTgtatgtgcgatctaggagcttGTGTGAGTATCATGCCGCTCTCAATTTTTGCAAGGTTGAACTTGGCTCCATTGAAAAGGTCGGCCGCTCGATTTGCCTTAGCCGACAAGAGTATAATTACTGTGATGGGTATAGCCGAAGATGTACTCGTAGCAATCAAGGATTTGGTGTTTTCG ttagatgcctacACCGGCACATATTCTTTTGAGGTTGGGGATAAGATGATTAAGTTTAACTTAGAGAAAGCCATGAAACACCCACCTGAAGAGCATTCCGTTCTCCGATGTGATATAATTGATGAGGTGGTAGCAGAAGTGCAAAGCGAAGATCATGACGAGCTATGCTACGCTACTGTTGAGGAGAAGGATAATCATGAGGGTGAACAAAGGGAAATGGTTGAAGATGAATCCCATGAGCTTAGTGAAAAAGAACCTCAATCGGAAGCAAAAAGTGAACTGAAACCTCTTCcgtctcatttgaagtatgcgtTCCTTGGGAACAATCAAGAGTTTCCGATCATTATTACTAGTGAGCTCTCTAGTCATGAAGAAGAGAAGCTCCTAGAAGTCCTGAGGAAACACAAGAGAGCAATCGGTTAG